In Vigna radiata var. radiata cultivar VC1973A chromosome 3, Vradiata_ver6, whole genome shotgun sequence, the following proteins share a genomic window:
- the LOC111241376 gene encoding uncharacterized protein LOC111241376, with translation MGSPPVSSDISFPPADIDRELDPASGNNHLQVDPESSELAAKKNSREQAKAKEEKKEGKKKDGLQTLKSAIIVSGIIVAVAGVAFAVTKKLREK, from the exons ATGGGAAGCCCACCTGTGAGCTCAGACATATCGTTTCCACCAGCAGACATTGATCGGGAACTCGATCCTGCATCTGGCAATAATCATCTTCAAGTAGATCCAGAATCATCAGAGCTGGCTGCCAAAAAAAACTCCAGG GAGCAAGCTAAGgcgaaagaagagaaaaaggaagggAAAAAGAAGGATGGTTTGCAAACACTAAAATCAGCCATTATTGTTTCAGGCATAATTGTGGCTGTGGCAGGTGTTGCCTTTGCCGTAACCAAGAAGTTAAGAGAGAAATGA